AGATGTGCGTTTGGTTGCCACAATCCACAAATCGCACCTGGCAATCGTTCTGTCGCGGCTTGATGCCATGGAGGCGAATCTATTGGTAGCAGAGCCAGCATAGTACCAACGCGGTGAAGTCGAAGTGGACCTGGGGTTCCTGACGTCAGAACATGTAATCACTAGTGGTCTGGTGCCGACTTGAATCAGGAGTAATTCCAGTGAGTGACCCAACGATCGGGATTATCGGCACCGGGGATTTCGCGGCGTATTTGGTCTCTGCGTTGCGCAGAGGCGGCCACTCCGGCCGTATCATACTTTCGCCCTTCAGTCAGACACGCGCGCAATCCCTCGCTACCGCTGGAAACTGTAAGATCGCGACGGACGATCAGGCCTTGATTGATCAGGCCGACTGGATTCTTCTCTCGGTCAGGCCCGAGCAGCTAGTAGCAGTTCTCTCAAAGTTGCGGCTTCGCGACACGCAAACCTTGATCTCCGCCGTTGCTGGCGTGACGATCGCAAGCTTGCGTAGCAGCCTGCGCACAAACTCCCCCATCGTTCGCATAATGCCCTCGAGTTACATCGGGGTGATCGACGGTGGTCTCTTTCCACTGTTTCCATCGTCCGATGACATCAATAGTGTTTTTGAGCGCGCGGGGAAGGTCCTTGCGCTGGACAGAGAGGCCGACCTTGATCTCGCGATGATCGGAGCGTGCTTGGCTGGATTCACATACAGCTTTGCTTCACGGTTGGAGAAATGGTTCGTCGATCACGGCATGGAGGCCTCTAAGGCGAGAGATTTGGTCGCTGGGAACTTACTGGGCGCGGCGGGCAACGCACTAGCAAATCAGAGTATTTCCCTTGACGCGATCTCCGATCGGATCGCCACGCCTGGCACGTACACGAAGGTGGGCCTCGATTACCTGCGCCACCGAAATTCATTTGAACCTTGGGCCGAGGCGCTTAGCTTGATCGACCTCGACTTGAAATCGAAGACGTCCTCTAAGCCATAAGGCCGTCACAATTTGGCAGTTCTGGCCCTTGACGAGATACTTAGCCCTTCCAAGCGCATGGCAGGCAGCATAACGGTCTATTATGGAACAGGATCAGTAATAGCCAGTAGAATATCCCCAGCATCCGGGGCGAGAGTGCCCAGGCCGGGCACATCGTCGTTCCTTCGGAACCGGATCGTTTCTAGAATTCCTGCTGACGCGACCAGCGGCATCTCCCATGTCATCAACCCCGCCCGAGGCCGGCCGGGGTAGCGTTTCACTGCCTACACAGCACGCAAGATCAGTTGGTGGGTCTCCAGGAAAGCGGATCTGCTGGATTGTCGAAAAATTTAGCGGCAGCGTCAGCAGTCCACCAAGCTGCATCCTTCGGTTCGAGCCAGTCTTCACTATTAGGGTCGCAATCAGCTGGCAGATCCGATTTTACATCATCAATCGTGTAAGGAATCGCCGGTCGCAGAATAGACTGTATCTTCGGACCTTGACCCTCCAGAGTGCGCATCATCACGTCCCATACGAAACGAGCCTCGGAGCGCGGCGGCCAGAAGTGGAAGCTCCTGCTTACAAATTCAGGATTCTTACGCCAGTAGCATGATGCCGAAGCCTCTCCGCCAAGCACGACCGGCACAATCTCGCGCCCGGACTGGCGGACGGCGTCGATCACACCAGACTCGGCTCCCGACTGAACAATAATACCATCAATTCGGCCAGGGTTGGCGGCAAGGAACTTCTGAACTTCGGATTGTGCGACGCTGTCTGTCCATTTCCCGTCAACTTGTCCCACGACGTTGATCTCGGGATAGTACTCCAAGGCTTTTGTGGCGCCGGCCTGAAAGCTGTCTGAGGAGGCGAAGCCAGTGATTCCGGACACAAGCAGCACATTGCCGCTACCTTCGATCTCTTCCGCCAACCACTTTGACGCCTCAAAACCGCCCTGCATGTTATTCTCTGTCGCATTGATTGCGAACGGCGACGTCACATAACCGGAGTATGAGATAACAGGCACGCCCTTCGAATGGGCGTACTCTATTGTCGGGTTGAGCGCTGTAAGGTTGGAGCAGCATATGATTATGGCGTCGACACCATCATCTACCATCTGCCGCATTTGGCTGATCTGGGCGCTATCATCGAGATTGGACTGCGTAACGACGAGCTCGGATACCAGCCCAGCCTTCTTGAAAGTCGGCAGAAGCTTGTTTGTAAATTCATCAAGGACGTTCGCACGCCATGTGTTATCAGCGTAGCTCGAGGCGTAACCAATTTTCCACGGTGGCGCTCGCTTTGCTCTGAAATTCCGAAACACAGACTCTCCCGTGGGCAACCGCGGGTCCAATAACTCGTAGGTCTTCCGCTCTTCCCGCGGCAGTTCACTGAGCCCGCCAGCCTTCGCCGTCAGCGGGATGGCCAGGGTTGCAGCGAGAAAAAATCCAATTATCAACTCACGTACGCACACGGATAGGCACCTTTCAAAGTCTGAGCACTGGATGATAGTTTCGTTGTCTTAAGGTTGGCCCGGGCCGTGCTGAATCCTGCGCGACGGAGAGCGACAAAGAGCTACCAGGAGAGAGACCGGCGCATCGAAGCGAAATCGTGCGCTGGGGTATGTGACTTTCATTCGATCGAATGGCGGCATGGCCCGCCATCGGCATGCTTCGAATCTCACTACGCCTGCCTTATGCAGCGAGACTTACCCGATGAGCTGGCCTGTCATCTGTCAACTTGAACCCAGCAAGCCGTTCGCTGAGTTCGACAGTCTGATCAGAAAGC
The Rhizobium sp. CCGE531 genome window above contains:
- a CDS encoding NAD(P)-binding domain-containing protein, giving the protein MSDPTIGIIGTGDFAAYLVSALRRGGHSGRIILSPFSQTRAQSLATAGNCKIATDDQALIDQADWILLSVRPEQLVAVLSKLRLRDTQTLISAVAGVTIASLRSSLRTNSPIVRIMPSSYIGVIDGGLFPLFPSSDDINSVFERAGKVLALDREADLDLAMIGACLAGFTYSFASRLEKWFVDHGMEASKARDLVAGNLLGAAGNALANQSISLDAISDRIATPGTYTKVGLDYLRHRNSFEPWAEALSLIDLDLKSKTSSKP
- a CDS encoding ABC transporter substrate-binding protein, producing the protein MIIGFFLAATLAIPLTAKAGGLSELPREERKTYELLDPRLPTGESVFRNFRAKRAPPWKIGYASSYADNTWRANVLDEFTNKLLPTFKKAGLVSELVVTQSNLDDSAQISQMRQMVDDGVDAIIICCSNLTALNPTIEYAHSKGVPVISYSGYVTSPFAINATENNMQGGFEASKWLAEEIEGSGNVLLVSGITGFASSDSFQAGATKALEYYPEINVVGQVDGKWTDSVAQSEVQKFLAANPGRIDGIIVQSGAESGVIDAVRQSGREIVPVVLGGEASASCYWRKNPEFVSRSFHFWPPRSEARFVWDVMMRTLEGQGPKIQSILRPAIPYTIDDVKSDLPADCDPNSEDWLEPKDAAWWTADAAAKFFDNPADPLSWRPTN